Proteins found in one Macrobrachium nipponense isolate FS-2020 chromosome 4, ASM1510439v2, whole genome shotgun sequence genomic segment:
- the LOC135211706 gene encoding fucolectin-like: MAVDGKVDGKMYHSESGLTTPWWIVDLGEVRTIHQVQIFTRQDCCSQRFHDVEVRVGQVLRVNGDLIPFTLMSTYDGPYDVTKGHIICNSVTGVIGRFLGIQKISNDTDHLQLSEVKVYATKRI; the protein is encoded by the exons ATGGCAGTAGATGGAAAGGTTGATGGTAAGATGTACCATTCAGAGAGTGGCTTAACAACCCCATGGTGGATTGTTGATCTCGGGGAGGTACGAACCATTCACCAAGTCCAGATCTTCACGAGGCAAGATTGTTGCTCTCAGAGATTCCATGACGTTGAA GTCCGTGTTGGCCAAGTACTCCGTGTGAACGGTGACCTGATTCCCTTTACCCTGATGTCCACCTACGATGGCCCTTACGACGTCACCAAAGGCCACATCATCTGCAACAGTGTGACGGGCGTCATTGGTAGATTCCTCGGCATTCAGAAAATTAGCAATGACACTGATCATCTCCAACTTTCGGAAGTCAAGGTCTATGCTACGAAAAGAAtctaa